The sequence tagatgattgaataatcactctagacttttacacgaaagatatagaatttggtgtaagtatttgctttgctttttctcgcagaactttgagtagaattttggtcagcgtaatggcttgataaagttctgtgttgaaatgaagcaactgaagggctctatttatagagacgtctgaggcatcagtcatttcgaatttcgaaataaccgttggagggaaacggcttcctgtcgttgtcactcagtcttgctcagagctctcggccaatcagatttgagtagcttctgtcctcggtcagcttttagtcagttcggaagaatgtctctccatttatggtaaggtcaactagacagcgtcctgtgtcttctgaactttacccaaagtggaaacactttgtctggaagttgttcttgctcagctgctgttttgtactctttgtcgattcaactcaacagcttcattccgaagttgttcaacgaaggtcttctagatccttctctcgctgagctgcgtcttgttcataacgacagcgttttgcacacgcgggccgagtggtcttaatctgtttgacttgggctttgactttcgtattgggctttaagtcatttagtctttatgtcttataaacaatttaactcaacattgaacaaacacattagtgtaataaatcaaagcatttaaacttagtgtgtttagaatatatttaaatttacttaaataattttgtcaaatcaaaatcatgtggaaaggtgtttcaacaaagatGATCGCCCTAGCATCCACCAAGGAAGCATAGTGAACTGCCTCATTCTCGGAAGGCACCTCCACTTGGGGGTCGTCGAGGCCAGCATCTGGAAAGTCTCGCGAAAGAGCCGCCAGGATGCGCTCACCGTAATAGTAGGCACGGAATCCACAAGCTTCCTCCAGGCGTTCCCAATCATTCTCCAGCCTCTCTTGCTCCGCCTTCAGCTCCTCAGACAACCGGGCAGCTTCCGTAGTCTTCTCTTCTAGCTTCTTCTCTAGGTTAGCAAGTTTCTCCTTTAAACCATCCGCCAAAGCACTTGCTGCCTGGGCATTGGATCTGGCGAGAGAGGCCTCATCCTCTAGCTCCTTGAGGCGAGCTTCATTCACTGCATTCATGGAAAGGTCCGCCTCCACTGCGTTGCAGTGATCAATAGTCTGAGATAGATAAAAGAAAGAGTaagttagaaaagaaaatcaCAAAAATGTGTCAAATTCAGAAATAGCACTTACCGCTAGAGCCCGACGCTTGATCATCTTAAGATGAGATAAGGTCTTGTATTTGGCCCTTGTCTCCAGAACAACAGGGAGTTTGCCAATGGCTTCTTCAATGTCGTGCATTATGTGCTCCGAAGCCAGGACCAATCCCGGACCATAAGTGGATAGCCAATAGCCCCCAAGAATATCAGGCTTCGAGGACTGAAAGTTGGAAGTATATAGAAAGAAAAGGCGTACctgagaaaaggaagaagataATAGGGAGACTTTGGGAGTCTTAGCCGGAACCATCTGCTGATCCGGCTCACCAGCTTGTGAAGCCTACACATCAGGACTGGCCACCCGGGCCTTTTTCGAAGAAGGAGGGGATTGAGCTCCAGAGGTTGCAGGACGCTTCCTGTCCTTCTTGCTGAGCGCAGCGTTCGCCTTCTCCTGGGCAATCAGAGCTGCTTGAAGCTTATGCCTCTCTGCAATAGCATCCTTGGCGTTAATCCTCCCCCTGCAAGAAGGGGCGAAGAACAAAAACAAGTCAATAAGGTGAATCAAAAAGGAAGATACCTTCAAAAGCGTAGAAATAATTGTAGCGAATCTCTCCGTCCCGCATTGTTGCCAAGGGTTCGCCAGATTTCATAATAGTCAAAGCCTGGTCATACGTCCAAAAATCATGCTTGAGGGACCGAAGGATCCGCAGGGTACTCTTCTCCTCCTTGGTAAGGTAAAACTTTTGATTCGCCCTTTCTTTTGGATTATAGTTCCATGCGGCAGGAAATCCAAGAGGTACGACCTCCACTATCTTCACAAAGAAAAATCTTTACTCCCAACGGTGGACGTTTGACATCTTGCTATGAAAAAGGGAGTACCCttttaatttggaaaaagtAAGGTGACTTTCCACCCCGCGCTTGGATATGGTGTGAAGAGTTCGGAAAAGGCGAGGGCTCAGAATTAAGCCTAAATTCGCCACCAAGTAAGTATCTAAAATTAAATCTAACCAACCATTTGGATGTAGTTGACAAATAGGGATGAGGAAAAATTCAAGAATGTCCCCAATCATTTTCGGGACTGGATAACTAAAGCCCCTCTCGATATGGCTTTGGTAAACTGCGAAATAACCCCCAAGAGGGGATGCAGGTCTTTGATAGGGCGTGGGAACCATACAAGAAGCtgcttggagccaaggatataGGGACTGAAGGGTTATCAAAAGGGAAAAGCTAAATCTGTAAGAAGTCACTTCCATTTTAGGAGCCTTTGCCCCTTTCTTTTTAGGAGCAGAAGAACTCGCTTCCTCTCCAGAAGTGGGATTCTGGGTTTTCATGGATG comes from Euphorbia lathyris chromosome 8, ddEupLath1.1, whole genome shotgun sequence and encodes:
- the LOC136202344 gene encoding uncharacterized protein, coding for MVPAKTPKVSLLSSSFSQVRLFFLYTSNFQSSKPDILGGYWLSTYGPGLVLASEHIMHDIEEAIGKLPVVLETRAKYKTLSHLKMIKRRALATIDHCNAVEADLSMNAVNEARLKELEDEASLARSNAQAASALADGLKEKLANLEKKLEEKTTEAARLSEELKAEQERLENDWERLEEACGFRAYYYGERILAALSRDFPDAGLDDPQVEVPSENEAVHYASLVDARAIIFVETPFHMILI